GTAACCGTAACCCCTTAAAAGACGAACAAGCTCAATGTCCTTTGAGTGCCAGCAGTGCGGAAAGTATTTTAAGCAACCAGCAAACCTAAGGGTTCATGAAAGAGTTCGCTCTgaggaaaagccttatgaatgtaaacaatgtggcaagtgttttagccgacCAGACAAACTAACGACTCATGAAAAAGTTCACACTGGTGAGAAACCGTACAattgtaaacagtgtggcaagtgttttagcgaagcaggaaacctaaggattcatgaaagaactcacactggggaaaagccatacgattgtaaacagtgtggcaaatgTTTTATTCAAGCTGGCAATCTAAGGATTCACGAAAGAGCTCACACtagggaaaagccttatgaatgtaaaaagtgtggaaagtgctttagccaagcaggaaagccaaggattcatgaaagagttcactctggggaaaagccttttgaatgtaaacagtgtggcaagtgttttagaaaTGCAAGCAatctaaggattcatgaaagagttcacactggggaaaagccttatgaatgtaaacaatgtggcaagtgttttagccgacGAGACAAACtaaggactcatgaaagagttcacactggtgAGAAACCTTACAattgtaaacagtgtggcaagtgctttagcgaagcaggaaacctaaggattcatgaaagaattcacactggggaaaagccgtacgaatgtaaacagtgtggcaaatCTTTTATTCAAGCAGGCAatctaaggattcatgaaagagttcacactagggaaaagccttatgaatgtaaaaagtgtggaGAGTGCTTTAGCCAAACAGGAAaactaaggattcatgaaagagttcactctggggaaaagccttttgaatgtaaacagtgtggcaagtgttttagaaaTGCAAGCAatctaaggattcatgaaagagttcacactggggaaaagccttatgagtgtaaacaatgtggcaagtgttttagccgacGAGACAAACtaaggactcatgaaagagttcacactggtgAGAAACCTTACaactgtaaacagtgtggcaagtgctttagcgaagcaggaaacctaaggattcatgaaagaattcacactggggaaaagccgtacgaatgtaaacagtgtggcaaatCTTTTATTCAAGCAGGCAatctaaggattcatgaaagagttcacactagggaaaagccttatgaatgtaaaaagtgtggaGAGTACTTTAGCCAAGCAGGAAagctaaggattcatgaaagagttcacactggtgAAAATCCTtacaaatgtaaacagtgtggcaagtgctttagccaagcaggagacttaaggagacatgaaagagttcacactggggaaaagccttacgaatgtaaacagtgtggcaagtgttttactGACGCAGGACACCTTAGGATACataaaagagttcacactggggaaaagccttacgaatgtaaacagtgtggcaagtgttttagccaagcaggaaacctaaggattcatgaacgaattcacactggggaaaagccttacgaatgcaaacagtgtggcaagtgttttagaaaTGCAGGAGACgtaaggagtcatgaaagagttcaaaCTGGAGAAAAACCTAACGAATGCAAACAGTGTGCCAAGTTTTTTAGCGGGGCAAATAACCCGAGGAAGCATGAAAGAATCCGCACTCTATTTAAGTCGCATAAATCTTCACAGAAAATTGCAAGTCTGTGTAATCATTCGCAATCATGTAAACG
The sequence above is a segment of the Porites lutea chromosome 3, jaPorLute2.1, whole genome shotgun sequence genome. Coding sequences within it:
- the LOC140931102 gene encoding uncharacterized protein; translation: MAFECQQSSKCFSQARHLRIHEGVHTGKKPYECKQCGKCFNQTESLRRHERVHTGDKPYECKQCGKCFSQAGSLRSHERVHTGEKPYECKQCGKCFSRAATLKKHERVHTGEKPYECKQCGKCFSRTGSLRSHERVHTGEKPYECKQCGKCFSRAANLKRHERVHTGEKPYECKQCGKCFGRAGNLRNHERVHTGEKPFECKQCGKCFSEAGHLRKHERVHTGEKPYECKQCGKCFSEAGSLRKHEIVHTAEKPYECKQCGKCFRSASSNNLQPCQVHERVRSEEKPYECKQCGKCFSRPDKLTTHEKVHTGEKPYNCKQCGKCFSEAGNLRIHERTHTGEKPYDCKQCGKCFIQAGNLRIHERAHTREKPYECKKCGKCFSQAGKPRIHERVHSGEKPFECKQCGKCFRNASNLRIHERVHTGEKPYECKQCGKCFSRRDKLRTHERVHTGEKPYNCKQCGKCFSEAGNLRIHERIHTGEKPYECKQCGKSFIQAGNLRIHERVHTREKPYECKKCGECFSQTGKLRIHERVHSGEKPFECKQCGKCFRNASNLRIHERVHTGEKPYECKQCGKCFSRRDKLRTHERVHTGEKPYNCKQCGKCFSEAGNLRIHERIHTGEKPYECKQCGKSFIQAGNLRIHERVHTREKPYECKKCGEYFSQAGKLRIHERVHTGENPYKCKQCGKCFSQAGDLRRHERVHTGEKPYECKQCGKCFTDAGHLRIHKRVHTGEKPYECKQCGKCFSQAGNLRIHERIHTGEKPYECKQCGKCFRNAGDVRSHERVQTGEKPNECKQCAKFFSGANNPRKHERIRTLFKSHKSSQKIASLCNHSQSCKRRRVGSENVDVRDRGFTSNVGSHGETRNGGVGVVQSVFIEKHSCWICQEEMSSEALLLQHYENHMTYVCEDDF